One Gossypium hirsutum isolate 1008001.06 chromosome A11, Gossypium_hirsutum_v2.1, whole genome shotgun sequence genomic window carries:
- the LOC107923219 gene encoding cytochrome P450 704C1, with the protein MGILTIIFFFIALPFFFVFVFIILSVFVIKILSGKSINDPKYAPVKGTIFDQIFYFDYLYDYQTQVAKKLHTYRLLDLGRSELYTTDTRIVEHILKTNFEHYGKGKYTHEIFSDLFGEGIFAVDGDKWRQQRKLASYEFSAKVLRDFSCSVFKRNASKLVTAVSELSMSGQVIEFQDMLMKYTMESIIKVGFGVDLNCKSLSSNEDNEGSSFLKAFDDATQSLYFRYIDPLWKLKRVLNLGSEASLKRNIKVIDNFIYDVLRTKKKQLVLNPDLNVKEDILSRFLAEKEKNPETMSDKYLRDIIFSFMIAGKDTTANTLCWFFYMLCKNPLIQEKVAQEVIDCTCSGSGEYHANTDDILATLTDETLQKMQYLHAALTETLRLYPVTPMNGRCAMEDDILPDGHIIKKGEEINYLAYAMGRMPYIWGEDAEIFRPERWLKNGVFQPESPFKFISFHAGPRICLGKEFAYRQMKIFTIALLHFFRFKLADESKDAIYKVTFTLHMKGGLHLRAIPRTTQTNFTT; encoded by the exons atgggcATTCTAACTATTATCTTCTTCTTCATAGCTTtgccatttttctttgttttcgttTTCATCATTCTATCTGTTTTTGTCATCAAAATCTTGAGTGGGAAATCCATCAATGACCCGAAATATGCTCCTGTAAAGGGCACTATTTTCGACCAGATCTTTTACTTCGACTATCTCTACGACTACCAAACCCAAGTTGCCAAAAAACTGCACACTTACAGGTTACTTGATTTAGGACGTAGCGAACTCTACACCACTGATACACGAATCGTAGAGCACATATTGAAAACTAATTTTGAACATTACGGAAAGGGTAAATATACCCATGAAATATTTTCTGACCTTTTTGGAGAAGGGATTTTTGCAGTTGATGGAGATAAGTGGCGGCAGCAGCGGAAGCTTGCCAGCTATGAGTTCTCAGCCAAAGTTCTTAGAGATTTTAGCTGCTCTGTTTTTAAACGAAATGCTTCCAAACTGGTGACAGCAGTCTCAGAGCTATCAATGTCTGGTCAAGTAATTGAATTCCAA GATATGTTGATGAAATACACTATGGAATCCATAATTAAAGTTGGGTTTGGAGTAGATTTGAATTGCAAGAGTTTATCAAGCAATGAAGATAATGAGGGGAGTTCCTTTCTTAAGGCTTTTGATGATGCAACACAGTCGCTCTACTTTCGCTATATTGATCCCTTGTGGAAGCTGAAAAGGGTTCTTAACCTCGGCTCTGAAGCTTCCCTCAAGAGAAACATCAAAGtcattgataattttatttacgATGTTCTGAGAACCAAGAAGAAGCAACTAGTATTGAACCCTGATCTT AATGTTAAAGAAGACATACTTTCAAGGTTTTTAGCAGAGAAAGAGAAGAACCCAGAAACGATGAGTGATAAATATCTAAGGGACATAATCTTTAGCTTCATGATTGCCGGTAAAGATACAACTGCCAACACTTTGTGCTGGTTCTTTTACATGCTCTGCAAGAACCCGTTGATACAAGAAAAAGTTGCACAGGAAGTGATAGACTGCACCTGTAGCGGCAGCGGAGAATACCATGCTAATACTGACGATATCTTAGCAACCTTAACTGATGAAACCCTACAAAAAATGCAATATCTTCATGCAGCATTAACTGAGACCTTGCGATTGTACCCTGTAACTCCAATG AATGGGAGGTGTGCAATGGAGGATGATATTTTACCAGATGGCCACATAatcaagaaaggagaagagaTTAACTACTTGGCTTACGCCATGGGTAGAATGCCTTACATTTGGGGTGAAGATGCTGAGATTTTTCGACCGGAAAGATGGCTTAAGAACGGAGTTTTTCAACCCGAATCGCCTTTTAAATTCATATCGTTTCAT GCGGGTCCTCGAATTTGTTTAGGTAAAGAATTTGCTTATCGACAAATGAAGATATTCACAATCGCACTTCTTCATTTTTTTCGCTTCAAACTAGCGGATGAATCGAAAGATGCAATCTACAAAGTAACATTCACTCTGCATATGAAAGGTGGGCTTCATCTTCGTGCTATTCCCAGGACAACTCAAACCAACTTCACGACATGA
- the LOC107924792 gene encoding growth-regulating factor 9, with amino-acid sequence MFKFKLLLLKYHSHLSSRRSLYHLSLICVSFFSSMDAQPVQTRILPDSGGGGSGAQERLEGKGRTVKMEEEETEKGGSPSIKLGLGIDGTTSEKPVKKHGKCVFTTAQLHDLQLQTLIFKYIAGGIQVPVNLVIPIWKSVASSFGSAHGGIYERYPSFVGVSPQGLDYRNMADPEPGRCRRTDGKKWRCSKNVIPYQKYCEQHMHRGCRRSRKPVETSQSALPDSTSSKFSIRLSENSKNLPTPVSFQYTNPFSCNTSTSHGTTAIESSYVCSNRNSISINAATSGTIIATMKNDNKNDPKRNKNVTNISEKGEEKLSVSNNNTIKRSSKSGNKATVGNNISPSVGFSPKSVLQVLGNSSSRAYKNEIELEPGRCRRTDGKRWRCSRDVIHDQKYCARHMHRGARKQTEVTRPVPVPSVGDCRLPSRLTTAYKAACPALSTSLSISIPRSQHIAEDEKSTSSSSETTISDTNDYCLRE; translated from the exons ATGTTTAAGTTCAAGCTacttcttctgaaatatcattcacacttaagttcTCGCAGATCTCTGTACCACCTTTCTTTAATCtgtgtttcttttttttcttcaatggaTGCCCAACCGGTTCAAACTCGAATTCTTCCAGATTCTG GGGGTGGTGGGAGTGGGGCCCAAGAGAGGTTGGAGGGGAAGGGAAGGACGGTGAAGATGGAAGAGGAGGAGACGGAGAAGGGAGGATCACCGTCGATCAAGTTGGGACTGGGGATTGATGGGACGACGTCGGAGAAACCCGTGAAGAAACACGGGAAGTGTGTGTTTACGACAGCTCAGTTGCATGACCTGCAATTACAAACGCTCATCTTCAAATACATAGCGGGTGGAATCCAAGTTCCTGTTAACCTTGTTATACCCATTTGGAAAAGCGTCGCTTCCTCCTTTGGCTCTGCTCATGGCGGTATCTATGAACGGTATCCCAGTT TTGTAGGAGTCAGTCCTCAAGGATTGGATTATAGGAACATGGCGGATCCTGAGCCGGGAAGGTGTCGAAGAACTGATGGGAAAAAATGGCGGTGCAGTAAGAATGTGATTCCTTATCAGAAATATTGTGAACAGCACATGCATAGAGGTTGTCGGCGTTCAAGAAAGCCTGTGGAAACTTCTCAATCCGCTTTGCCTGACTcaacatcatcaaaattttcaatcagATTGTCAGAAAACTCAAAAAACCTTCCAACACCTGTAAGTTTTCAGTACACGAACCCATTTTCCTGTAATACCAGCACCAGCCATGGAACCACTGCTATAGAAAGCAGCTATGTATGCAGCAACCGAAACTCCATTTCTATCAATGCTGCAACTAGTGGCACCATCATTGCCACAATGAAGAACGACAACAAAAATGATCCGAAAAGGAACAAAAACGTGACAAATATTAGTGAGAAGGGTGAAGAAAAACTCTCTGTAAGTAACAATAATACCATCAAAAGAAGCAGCAAGAGTGGAAACAAGGCCACTGTTGGTAATAATATATCTCCGAGTGTGGGTTTTTCTCCAAAAAGCGTTCTTCAAG TGCTAGGCAACAGCAGTTCTCGTGCTTACAAAAATGAAATAGAACTTGAACCTGGGAGGTGTAGAAGAACAGATGGGAAAAGATGGCGATGCAGCAGGGATGTTATCCACGATCAAAAATATTGTGCACGACACATGCACAGAGGGGCTAGAAAACAGACTGAGGTTACTCGGCCTGTTCCAGTTCCCAGTGTCGGTGATTGCCGTCTGCCTAGTAGATTAACAACAGCATACAAAGCAGCATGTCCAGCCCTGAGCACCAGTCTGTCTATTTCGATTCCAAGGTCGCAGCACATTGCAGAAGATGAAAAGAGTACGAGCAGCAGCAGTGAGACGACCATCAGTGACACCAACGATTACTGTCTTCGAGAATAG